A region from the Salvia splendens isolate huo1 chromosome 15, SspV2, whole genome shotgun sequence genome encodes:
- the LOC121768398 gene encoding protein CHUP1, chloroplastic-like isoform X2, protein MAVKGKRDGPISPVLFKFGVALAFSLGGFVFTFLRSKRIMLPKPKPKSSPPSPGKADSDVGADHPPLKLKIPRVSSRNSMSDLSSSEGRSVGDRDGFLFHELDQLVKEYDMETDDASRRKSGLSLEPNVELIEEDERELVSLRSKVQILEEREKILENQLLEYYGLKEQESAVLELQNRLRVHNMEAKLYNIKFESLQSDNKKLQAKVADYEKVVAELESAQAKITLLRKKLRFEAEQNKEQILRLQERVMKLQDEDSKAVEEDSETQSRERNHRLEEELEETKRYNQSLKLENLELAQKIESLQILAKSTLDDKEVQALKEESQILRRRNEDFRKEIDQLQADRCTDVEELVYLRWINACLRYELRNYQPGPDETIARDLSKTLSPKSEEKAKKLILAYANREGTGCKDPDIEEFYHDDWSISQNSYLTDSGDPDDLPIDNLHDSKASHRNKKRVFTKLLKLLRGKDNDHRVQTTPASLRQRAASVDDALSRTDGDGFTKTATTSSGASSRQSFDLQRSYSQGQKSATAESSRRMSEDSSLSIFRSFDTIAGYDDSPSSASQPGQEAQSAAKTELVKYAKALKDSRPRPRRRSVTFGSF, encoded by the exons ATGGCTGTGAAAGGTAAAAGGGATGGTCCCATAAGCCCTGTGCTTTTCAAATTTGGTGTTGCTTTGGCCTTTTCCCTTGGTGGGTTTGTCTTTACTTTTCTCAGAAGCAAAAGAATTATGCTTCCTAAACCAAAACCAAAGTCTTCACCCCCTTCTCCAG GTAAGGCTGATTCAGATGTTGGGGCTGATCACCCTCCTTTGAAG TTAAAAATCCCAAGAGTCTCTTCTCGGAATTCTATGAGTGACCTCTCCTCCAGCGAGGGTAGGAGCGTTGGAGACAGAGATGGGTTTCTCTTCCACGAGCTGGATCAGCTCGTAAAAGAATATGACATGGAAACGGATGATGCTTCCCGGAGGAAGAGTGGACTGTCTTTAGAACCCAACGTCGAACTAATTGAGGAAGATGAGAGAGAGCTCGTTAGCCTAAGGAGTAAGGTTCAAATTCTCGAAGAAAGGGAGAAGATCCTCGAGAATCAGCTGCTCGAGTACTATGGCCTTAAAGAACAGGAAAGTGCAGTCTTGGAGCTTCAAAACCGGCTTAGAGTGCACAACATGGAGGCTAAGCTCTATAACATTAAGTTCGAGTCCTTGCAGTCGGATAACAAGAAATTGCAGGCTAAAGTGGCTGATTATGAAAAGGTCGTTGCAGAGCTTGAATCTGCGCAAGCCAAGATAACACTGCTGAGGAAGAAGCTTAGGTTCGAAGCTGAACAGAACAAGGAGCAGATCTTGAGGCTTCAAGAAAGAGTAATGAAGCTGCAGGACGAGGACTCGAAGGCCGTTGAAGAAGATTCGGAAACACAGTCGCGGGAAAGGAACCATCGTTTGGAAGAGGAGTTAGAGGAGACGAAGAGGTATAATCAGAGCTTGAAGCTCGAAAATTTGGAGTTGGCTCAGAAAATAGAGAGCCTACAAATACTTGCTAAATCTACTTTAGATGATAAAGAG GTTCAAGCACTTAAAGAAGAGAGTCAGATTCTAAGACGACGAAACGAAGATTTCAGGAAGGAAATCGACCAGCTCCAAGCTGACCGGTGCACAGATGTTGAGGAGCTCGTCTACCTCCGATGGATCAATGCCTGTCTCCGCTATGAGCTGAGAAATTATCAGCCCGGCCCGGATGAAACCATAGCTAGGGATCTCAGCAAGACGCTAAGCCCCAAGTCGGAAGAAAAGGCGAAGAAACTCATCCTTGCATATGCAAATAGGGAAGGCACTGGATGCAAGGATCCGGACATTGAGGAATTTTATCACGATGACTGGTCCATATCCCAGAACTCGTATCTCACAGACTCTGGTGACCCCGATGATCTCCCCATCGACAACTTGCACGACAGCAAAGCAAGTCACCGGAACAAAAAGAGAGTCTTCACCAAGCTGTTGAAGCTGCTCCGAGGAAAAGACAACGACCATCGTGTTCAGACAACACCGGCCTCACTTAGGCAGAGAGCTGCATCTGTGGACGACGCTCTGAGTAGAACAGACGGTGATGGTTTCACTAAGACAGCAACAACCTCATCCGGTGCTTCGTCCAGACAATCTTTCGACCTGCAGAGATCCTATTCGCAAGGTCAGAAGAGTGCCACAGCAGAAAGCTCTCGAAGAATGAGTGAAGATAGTTCTCTGAGTATATTCAGAAGCTTCGACACAATAGCTGGATACGATGACTCCCCGTCTTCTGCCTCTCAGCCTGGTCAGGAAGCTCAAAGTGCTGCAAAAACTGAACTGGTGAAATATGCCAAGGCATTGAAGGATTCTCGTCCTAGACCTCGACGAAGATCAGTCACTTTTGGTTCCTtttaa
- the LOC121768398 gene encoding protein CHUP1, chloroplastic-like isoform X1 — protein sequence MAVKGKRDGPISPVLFKFGVALAFSLGGFVFTFLRSKRIMLPKPKPKSSPPSPGKADSDVGADHPPLKKLKIPRVSSRNSMSDLSSSEGRSVGDRDGFLFHELDQLVKEYDMETDDASRRKSGLSLEPNVELIEEDERELVSLRSKVQILEEREKILENQLLEYYGLKEQESAVLELQNRLRVHNMEAKLYNIKFESLQSDNKKLQAKVADYEKVVAELESAQAKITLLRKKLRFEAEQNKEQILRLQERVMKLQDEDSKAVEEDSETQSRERNHRLEEELEETKRYNQSLKLENLELAQKIESLQILAKSTLDDKEVQALKEESQILRRRNEDFRKEIDQLQADRCTDVEELVYLRWINACLRYELRNYQPGPDETIARDLSKTLSPKSEEKAKKLILAYANREGTGCKDPDIEEFYHDDWSISQNSYLTDSGDPDDLPIDNLHDSKASHRNKKRVFTKLLKLLRGKDNDHRVQTTPASLRQRAASVDDALSRTDGDGFTKTATTSSGASSRQSFDLQRSYSQGQKSATAESSRRMSEDSSLSIFRSFDTIAGYDDSPSSASQPGQEAQSAAKTELVKYAKALKDSRPRPRRRSVTFGSF from the exons ATGGCTGTGAAAGGTAAAAGGGATGGTCCCATAAGCCCTGTGCTTTTCAAATTTGGTGTTGCTTTGGCCTTTTCCCTTGGTGGGTTTGTCTTTACTTTTCTCAGAAGCAAAAGAATTATGCTTCCTAAACCAAAACCAAAGTCTTCACCCCCTTCTCCAG GTAAGGCTGATTCAGATGTTGGGGCTGATCACCCTCCTTTGAAG AAGTTAAAAATCCCAAGAGTCTCTTCTCGGAATTCTATGAGTGACCTCTCCTCCAGCGAGGGTAGGAGCGTTGGAGACAGAGATGGGTTTCTCTTCCACGAGCTGGATCAGCTCGTAAAAGAATATGACATGGAAACGGATGATGCTTCCCGGAGGAAGAGTGGACTGTCTTTAGAACCCAACGTCGAACTAATTGAGGAAGATGAGAGAGAGCTCGTTAGCCTAAGGAGTAAGGTTCAAATTCTCGAAGAAAGGGAGAAGATCCTCGAGAATCAGCTGCTCGAGTACTATGGCCTTAAAGAACAGGAAAGTGCAGTCTTGGAGCTTCAAAACCGGCTTAGAGTGCACAACATGGAGGCTAAGCTCTATAACATTAAGTTCGAGTCCTTGCAGTCGGATAACAAGAAATTGCAGGCTAAAGTGGCTGATTATGAAAAGGTCGTTGCAGAGCTTGAATCTGCGCAAGCCAAGATAACACTGCTGAGGAAGAAGCTTAGGTTCGAAGCTGAACAGAACAAGGAGCAGATCTTGAGGCTTCAAGAAAGAGTAATGAAGCTGCAGGACGAGGACTCGAAGGCCGTTGAAGAAGATTCGGAAACACAGTCGCGGGAAAGGAACCATCGTTTGGAAGAGGAGTTAGAGGAGACGAAGAGGTATAATCAGAGCTTGAAGCTCGAAAATTTGGAGTTGGCTCAGAAAATAGAGAGCCTACAAATACTTGCTAAATCTACTTTAGATGATAAAGAG GTTCAAGCACTTAAAGAAGAGAGTCAGATTCTAAGACGACGAAACGAAGATTTCAGGAAGGAAATCGACCAGCTCCAAGCTGACCGGTGCACAGATGTTGAGGAGCTCGTCTACCTCCGATGGATCAATGCCTGTCTCCGCTATGAGCTGAGAAATTATCAGCCCGGCCCGGATGAAACCATAGCTAGGGATCTCAGCAAGACGCTAAGCCCCAAGTCGGAAGAAAAGGCGAAGAAACTCATCCTTGCATATGCAAATAGGGAAGGCACTGGATGCAAGGATCCGGACATTGAGGAATTTTATCACGATGACTGGTCCATATCCCAGAACTCGTATCTCACAGACTCTGGTGACCCCGATGATCTCCCCATCGACAACTTGCACGACAGCAAAGCAAGTCACCGGAACAAAAAGAGAGTCTTCACCAAGCTGTTGAAGCTGCTCCGAGGAAAAGACAACGACCATCGTGTTCAGACAACACCGGCCTCACTTAGGCAGAGAGCTGCATCTGTGGACGACGCTCTGAGTAGAACAGACGGTGATGGTTTCACTAAGACAGCAACAACCTCATCCGGTGCTTCGTCCAGACAATCTTTCGACCTGCAGAGATCCTATTCGCAAGGTCAGAAGAGTGCCACAGCAGAAAGCTCTCGAAGAATGAGTGAAGATAGTTCTCTGAGTATATTCAGAAGCTTCGACACAATAGCTGGATACGATGACTCCCCGTCTTCTGCCTCTCAGCCTGGTCAGGAAGCTCAAAGTGCTGCAAAAACTGAACTGGTGAAATATGCCAAGGCATTGAAGGATTCTCGTCCTAGACCTCGACGAAGATCAGTCACTTTTGGTTCCTtttaa
- the LOC121769087 gene encoding DNA repair protein RadA-like, producing the protein MITLRSLHLHRTLRFISIRNPNPIITCCISPNYPQSPKKYHSTPQRHFSSTTAAADEPTTYGWSALHSPPPPPAGSTPQQTPAVQTVYDPATGSLVTKRERFGAKEPESGGAKAEIKPIAEVGSRVYGDVTGSSSVRSSGIKKKKSRSVHVCSSCGYSDGQWWGTCKQCGEVGTMKRFTTGSAGQKVTGVRVSDNAVRSWVPREAAPVKLTDVYDRVDNSNWRIPLHGEFGDEVERVLGGGLVPGSLVLVGGDPGVGKSTLLLQVAALIAEQIGRVIYVSGEESVEQIGNRADRLSIETEALFLHSSTDVEDILEQAQRLSPKALVIDSIQTVYLNGVTGSSGGDVQVKECTAALQRFAKKTNIPVLLIGHVTKTGDIAGPRVLEHIVDVVLYLEGEKCSSHRLLRSVKNRFGSTEELGVFKMSQSGLQGIMNPSEMFLADPHSDSDYLAGLAVAVIMDGSRAFLIEVQALCVAGSSSVVRHVNGVQGSRADMIISVIIKQAGLKLQENGIFLNVVSGVSLTETAGDLAIAAAICSSFLESPIPRGIAFIAEVGLGGELRMVAQLEKRVSTVAKLGYTKCIVPKLAANSLSEMQGGQEAMEIVGCNNLKEMINSVFTSN; encoded by the exons ATGATTACACTCCGATCGCTCCATCTCCACCGAACCCTCCGATTTATCTCAATCCGAAACCCTAATCCCATCATCACCTGCTGCATATCCCCAAATTACCctcaatccccaaaaaaataCCACTCCACTCCCCAACGTCACTTTtcctccaccaccgccgccgccgatgAGCCCACCACCTACGGCTGGTCCGCCCTTCACAGTCCGCCTCCACCTCCCGCCGGCTCAACTCCTCAGCAAACCCCCGCCGTTCAGACTGTCTACGATCCCGCCACCGGCAGCCTCGTCACCAAACGAGAGCGATTCGGCGCTAAGGAGCCCGAATCCGGTGGCGCGAAGGCTGAAATTAAACCGATTGCGGAAGTCGGAAGCAGAGTCTACGGGGATGTGACTGGAAGCAGTAGTGTTAGGAGCAGCGGcattaagaagaagaagagccgGAGTGTTCATGTGTGCTCGAGCTGCGGGTACTCGGATGGGCAGTGGTGGGGCACGTGCAAGCAGTGCGGGGAAGTCGGCACGATGAAGCGGTTCACCACCGGGAGTGCGGGCCAGAAGGTCACCGGTGTGCGGGTGTCGGATAATGCCGTAAGGTCATGGGTTCCAAGGGAGGCCGCGCCTGTGAAGCTGACTGATGTTTATGACCGGGTTGATAATTCGAATTGGCGAATTCCTCT GCATGGTGAATTTGGGGATGAAGTAGAGAGGGTGCTTGGTGGTGGTTTAGTCCCAG GTTCTCTAGTATTAGTAGGTGGAGATCCTGGTGTCGGTAAAAGCACATTATTGTTACAG GTTGCTGCGTTGATAGCAGAACAGATTGGACGAGTTATATATGTATCTGGGGAAGAG AGTGTTGAGCAAATTGGGAACAGAGCTGACCGTCTTTCTATTGAGACTGAAGCACTTTTTTTGCACTCAAGTACTGATGTCGAA GATATTCTAGAACAGGCTCAGCGTCTTTCTCCAAAGGCTTTAGTTATTGATTCTATTCAGACAGTCTACTTAAATGGAGTGACAGGAAGTTCTGGAGGCGATGTGCAG GTTAAAGAGTGCACTGCAGCCTTACAAAGGTTTGCTAAGAAGACAAACATCCCCGTGCTTTTG ATTGGTCATGTGACCAAAACCGGAGATATAGCTGGACCTCGTGTGCTGGAGCACATCGTGGATGTAGTTTTATATTTGGAA GGGGAGAAGTGTTCATCACATCGGCTACTTCGATCAGTGAAGAATCGGTTTGGCTCCACCGAAGAG CTTGGAGTTTTCAAAATGTCACAGTCAGGCCTTCAAGGAATTATGAATCCCAGCGAGATGTTTTTAGCTGATCCGCACTCTGATTCAGACTACCTAGCTGGGCTGGCTGTAGCGGTAATTATGGATGGGTCTCGAGCATTTCTCATTGAAGTTCAG GCACTTTGTGTAGCCGGCAGCTCTTCAGTTGTGCGGCATGTCAATGGTGTTCAAGGTAGCAGGGCTGACATGATTATTTCC GTTATTATCAAGCAAGCTGGACTTAAGCTACAAGAGAAT GGCATCTTTCTTAACGTCGTCAGTGGAGTTAGCCTGACGGAGACCGCTGGTGATCTAGCAATAGCAGCCGCAATTTGCAGCAG CTTCTTAGAATCCCCCATACCACGCGGCATAGCATTCATTGCAGAAGTTGGTCTCGGCGGTGAACTTCGTATG GTAGCGCAATTGGAGAAACGAGTAAGCACGGTGGCGAAGCTGGGATATACGAAGTGTATCGTCCCGAAGCTTGCAGCAAATTCGCTGTCGGAGATGCAGGGAGGGCAGGAGGCGATGGAGATTGTGGGATGTAATAATCTGAAGGAGATGATTAACTCTGTTTTCACTAGTAACTGA
- the LOC121767501 gene encoding acid phosphatase 1-like produces MELIIGFVYIAIALTLLSTSNAAEPAQIRLLRPRFGSGGRRVEGLDCLSWRLAVETNNLRSWKVVPQSCEDYVGNYMLGRQYRRDIEVVAEAAVEYAKSIQVAGDGKDLWVFDIDETSLSNLPYYARSDVQFGAIEYNETGFNQWVAEGTAPAIPAILRLYKTVLSLGFKTAFISGTLDAYTDIKILNLNQAGYYNWEKLILKGENDHGSSVDYKSQRRTELVNEGYRIVGNIGDQWSDLIGTNVGNRTFKVPDPMYYIG; encoded by the exons atggaacTCATCATAGGGTTTGTATACATTGCAATTGCATTAACCTTACTATCAACATCTAATGCAGCCGAGCCAGCCCAAATCCGGCTGCTCCGGCCGCGCTTCGGCAGCGGAGGGCGCCGCGTGGAGGGCTTGGACTGCCTGAGCTGGCGGCTGGCGGTGGAGACAAACAACCTCCGGAGCTGGAAGGTGGTGCCTCAGTCGTGCGAGGACTACGTCGGCAACTACATGCTCGGCCGCCAGTACCGCCGCGACATCGAGGTCGTGGCGGAAGCCGCCGTTGAATACGCAAAGAGCATCCAAGTCGCCGGCGACGGCAAAGATCTTTGGGTGTTTGATATTGATGAAACATCCCTTTCTAATCTTCCTTACTATGCTCGATCCGACGTCCAATTTGG GGCAATAGAATACAACGAAACAGGGTTTAATCAGTGGGTGGCGGAAGGTACAGCACCGGCGATTCCGGCGATCCTCCGGCTCTACAAGACGGTGCTATCTCTAGGGTTTAAGACTGCCTTCATTTCAGGAACACTTGATGCATACACAGACATAAAGATACTCAATTTAAACCAAGCTGGTTATTACAACTGGGAAAAGCTCATTCTCAA GGGAGAAAATGACCATGGATCATCTGTGGATTACAAATCCCAGAGAAGAACAGAGTTGGTGAATGAAGGTTATAGAATTGTGGGAAATATTGGGGATCAATGGAGTGATTTGATTGGTACTAATGTTGGAAATAGGACATTCAAAGTGCCTGATCCAATGTATTACATAGGATGA
- the LOC121768399 gene encoding GDSL esterase/lipase APG-like, with amino-acid sequence MEAFLAYTLVVAALCSYANSQLVPAIVTFGDSTVDVGNNDYLQTVFKANHPPYGQDFSNQEPTGRFCNGKLATDITAETLGFTTYAPAYLSPQASGKNLLVGANFASAGSGYDDSTAALSHVIPLSQQLQYFKEYQTKLASVAGSENASSIIKETLYLIGAGNSDFLQNYYINPFLNKHYTVDEYSSYLISIFSNFVKSLYGLGARRIGATSLAPTGCLPLARTIFGQHERGCVSSFNTDAQQFNKKINAAASQLQNQLPGLKIVIFDIFKPIYDLVANPKKYGFVEATKGCCGTGTVETTFVLCNQKSGTCSNATEYVFWDSVHPSQAANQVLADSLIISGISLIG; translated from the exons ATGGAAGCTTTTTTAGCTTACACATTAGTTGTAGCTGCATTGTGCAGCTATGCAAACTCTCAGTTAGTTCCGGCTATCGTGACGTTTGGAGATTCCACGGTTGATGTCGGAAACAACGACTACCTTCAAACCGTGTTTAAGGCCAACCACCCTCCCTACGGCCAGGATTTCTCCAACCAGGAACCTACTGGAAGATTCTGCAACGGAAAATTGGCTACTGATATTACTG CTGAGACTTTGGGATTCACGACCTACGCGCCGGCGTATCTCAGCCCTCAGGCGTCGGGGAAGAATCTTCTCGTCGGAGCCAACTTCGCCTCTGCTGGCTCCGGATACGACGACAGCACGGCTGCACTAAGC CACGTGATTCCGTTGTCGCAGCAGCTGCAGTATTTCAAGGAGTACCAAACCAAGCTAGCAAGCGTAGCCGGGAGTGAAAACGCGTCATCGATCATCAAAGAGACGCTATACCTCATCGGCGCTGGCAACAGCGACTTCCTGCAAAACTACTACATCAACCCTTTCCTCAACAAACACTACACCGTCGATGAGTACTCGTCCTACCTCATCAGCATCTTCTCCAACTTCGTCAAG AGCTTGTACGGACTTGGAGCAAGAAGAATCGGAGCTACTTCACTCGCACCAACAGGCTGCCTTCCTCTGGCAAGAACCATATTCGGGCAGCATGAACGCGGATGTGTCTCGAGCTTCAACACCGATGCTCAGCAGTTCAACAAGAAGATCAATGCAGCTGCTTCTCAGCTCCAGAATCAGCTCCCCGGGTTGAAGATCGTCATCTTTGATATCTTCAAGCCCATCTACGACCTTGTCGCCAATCCGAAGAAATATG GCTTCGTGGAGGCGACCAAAGGCTGTTGTGGGACGGGGACTGTGGAGACGACGTTTGTTCTGTGCAATCAGAAGTCGGGGACATGCAGCAATGCGACCGAGTATGTGTTTTGGGACAGTGTTCATCCCTCTCAAGCTGCAAACCAAGTTCTTGCCGATAGTCTCATCATCTCCGGAATCTCTCTCATTGGTTGA